The following coding sequences lie in one Vicinamibacterales bacterium genomic window:
- a CDS encoding class I SAM-dependent methyltransferase, translating to MEGWKGWDEYAPFYDWENARTMGRQDVKFWQELARREGGPVLELGCGTGRVTIPVARTGVPIVGVDRSPAMLAYNRLRSRRLLKAHRPGLVLGDIRALPFPNGAFTVVMAPYGILQSLTKERDLKETLLEVARVLPRHGTFGIDLVPDVPAWDEYKRRVRFRGKLRRDGSHVTLIESVRQDRRRRLTTFDQEYNERRGSQRRRRTFSLTFRTLPLPQMVARVEQAGFVVTAVLGDYRGRAWDLRADVWLLLAARR from the coding sequence ATGGAAGGCTGGAAGGGCTGGGACGAGTACGCGCCGTTCTACGACTGGGAGAACGCGCGAACGATGGGCCGGCAGGATGTGAAGTTCTGGCAGGAATTGGCGCGGCGCGAAGGCGGGCCGGTGCTGGAGTTGGGATGCGGAACCGGGCGCGTCACGATCCCGGTCGCGCGCACCGGCGTGCCAATCGTGGGTGTGGATCGGTCACCCGCCATGCTGGCCTATAACCGCCTGCGCTCCCGTCGTCTGCTGAAGGCGCATCGGCCAGGCCTGGTGCTTGGCGACATCCGTGCGCTGCCGTTCCCGAACGGCGCCTTCACGGTGGTCATGGCGCCGTACGGCATCCTCCAGTCGCTGACCAAGGAGCGCGACTTGAAGGAGACGCTCCTCGAAGTGGCCAGGGTATTGCCCCGCCATGGCACCTTCGGCATCGACCTCGTGCCCGACGTTCCGGCGTGGGATGAGTACAAGCGGCGCGTGCGCTTCCGCGGAAAGTTACGGCGAGATGGCTCGCACGTGACGCTCATCGAGTCGGTCAGACAGGATCGGCGCCGCAGGCTGACGACCTTCGACCAGGAATACAACGAACGCCGCGGGTCGCAACGCCGCCGCCGCACCTTTTCGCTGACCTTCCGCACCCTGCCGCTGCCGCAGATGGTGGCCCGTGTGGAGCAGGCCGGTTTCGTCGTGACCGCCGTCCTTGGCGACTATCGCGGCCGTGCGTGGGACCTGCGGGCCGACGTGTGGCTCCTCCTCGCGGCGCGGCGGTGA
- a CDS encoding aminotransferase class V-fold PLP-dependent enzyme encodes MLPPDDPLESWRPEFPILDRTLYMISNSLGAMPRGAARSLAEYADMWATLGVRAWEERWWEMAAEVGDRVGTIIGAPSASVSMHDNVTTAQMVVLSCLRPEGRRRKIVCSAADFPSMIHLYRAQRDLGFELQVVPAGDDLNVTEDRLVEAIDDETLLVAFSHVLFRTSFIVDPRPVVERARRVGALTMLDVYQSAGIVPLSVTDLQVDFASGGCLKWLCGGPGNGFLYTRPDLLPTLRPRYTGWLALEQPFAFEIGEGELRSDAMRMMNGTPPIPAYYAALPGLEIVRQAGVDRIREKSRRMTARLLARVDERGWRTPTPRDPERVAGTVAIDLLDALPLSRALKARDVLVDYRPRVGIRVSPHFYNTVEEVDRLVDTLAGIVESADQGPATASRVT; translated from the coding sequence ATGCTTCCCCCCGACGATCCGCTCGAATCGTGGCGGCCGGAGTTCCCGATCCTCGACCGCACACTTTACATGATCAGCAACTCGCTCGGCGCGATGCCACGGGGAGCAGCCCGCTCTCTGGCCGAGTATGCCGACATGTGGGCGACACTCGGCGTGCGCGCGTGGGAAGAGCGCTGGTGGGAAATGGCCGCCGAGGTGGGCGACCGTGTTGGCACCATCATCGGAGCACCCTCAGCGTCGGTGAGCATGCACGACAACGTGACGACTGCGCAGATGGTCGTGCTGTCGTGCCTGAGGCCGGAGGGGCGCCGCCGCAAGATCGTCTGTTCTGCGGCCGACTTCCCCTCGATGATCCACCTCTATCGGGCTCAGCGGGATCTCGGCTTCGAGTTGCAGGTCGTGCCCGCGGGCGACGACCTGAACGTGACCGAGGACCGGCTGGTCGAGGCCATCGACGATGAGACGCTGCTCGTCGCCTTCTCGCACGTCCTCTTCCGCACGTCGTTCATCGTCGACCCGAGACCCGTGGTGGAACGCGCCCGGCGGGTTGGCGCACTGACGATGCTCGACGTGTATCAGTCGGCCGGTATCGTTCCGCTGAGCGTGACGGACCTCCAGGTGGACTTCGCGAGCGGCGGCTGCCTCAAATGGCTCTGCGGCGGTCCAGGCAACGGCTTCCTCTACACGCGTCCGGATCTATTGCCCACGCTCAGGCCCCGGTATACCGGCTGGCTCGCGCTGGAGCAGCCGTTCGCGTTCGAAATCGGCGAGGGCGAACTGCGCTCCGACGCGATGCGGATGATGAACGGCACGCCACCGATTCCCGCGTACTACGCCGCCCTTCCCGGCCTCGAGATCGTGCGGCAGGCGGGCGTCGATCGGATCCGCGAGAAATCCAGGCGGATGACCGCCCGTCTGCTCGCGCGCGTGGACGAGCGCGGATGGCGGACGCCCACGCCGCGGGATCCCGAGCGGGTGGCTGGCACGGTGGCGATCGATCTCCTGGACGCCCTGCCGCTCTCGCGGGCGCTCAAGGCTCGCGACGTCCTGGTGGATTACCGCCCACGCGTCGGCATCCGCGTCTCGCCGCATTTCTACAACACCGTCGAGGAAGTCGACCGGCTCGTCGACACGCTGGCGGGCATCGTCGAGTCGGCGGACCAGGGCCCGGCGACGGCTTCCCGGGTCACATGA